The Natator depressus isolate rNatDep1 chromosome 11, rNatDep2.hap1, whole genome shotgun sequence genome includes a window with the following:
- the SP5 gene encoding transcription factor Sp5, with protein sequence MAAVAVLRNDSLQAFLQDRTPSASPDLAKHSPLALLAATCSRIGQPGAAPSDFLQVSYDPALGSPSRIFHPWSSEMPAHSPGGLPPPHPSLGLTPQKSHLQPSFGGAHELPLTPPADPSYAYEFSPVKMLPSSMAALPSSCPPAYVPYAAQAALPPGYSNLLPPPQPCRQLSPNPAPEDIPWWSLQQAGAPGGCGHRFPGAALPRSLVLGPSDLAQYQTQIAALLQTKSPLAATARRCRRCRCPNCQAAAGSAPEAEPGRKKQHICHIPGCGKVYGKTSHLKAHLRWHTGERPFVCNWLFCGKSFTRSDELQRHLRTHTGEKRFACPVCSKRFMRSDHLAKHVKTHQNKKLKAAGDGVKREDTRGL encoded by the exons ATGGCCGCAGTGGCCGTCCTCCGGAACGATTCCCTGCAGGCTTTCCTCCAG GATCGCACCCCCAGCGCCTCTCCAGACTTGGCGAAGCACTCGCCCCTGGCGCTCTTGGCCGCCACCTGTAGCCGGATCGGACAGCCGGGCGCCGCCCCTTCGGATTTCCTGCAGGTCTCCTACGACCCAGCTCTGGGATCCCCATCCAGGATCTTCCACCCGTGGAGTAGCGAGATGCCAGCCCATTCCCCCGGGGGGCTCCCCCCTCCGCATCCCAGCCTGGGGCTCACCCCCCAGAAGAGCCACCTGCAGCCTTCCTTCGGGGGCGCTCACGagctgcccctcacccccccggcTGACCCCTCCTACGCCTACGAGTTCTCCCCAGTCAAGATGCTCCCTTCCTCCATGGCCGCCTTACCCTCCAGCTGCCCCCCGGCCTACGTCCCCTACGCCGCCCAGGCCGCCCTGCCTCCCGGCTACTCCAACCTGCTGcccccgccgcagccctgcaggCAGCTCTCCCCCAACCCGGCCCCCGAGGACATCCCCTGGTGGAGCCTCCAGCAAGCGGGGGCGCCGGGCGGCTGCGGCCACCGCTTCCCTGGCGCCGCCCTGCCGAGGAGCCTGGTGCTGGGCCCCTCGGACCTGGCCCAGTACCAGACGCAGATCGCCGCCCTGCTGCAGACCAAGTCCCCCCTGGCGGCCACGGCCCGGCGCTGCCGCCGCTGCCGCTGCCCCAACTGCCAGGCGGCGGCGGGCAGCGCCCCGGAGGCGGAGCCGGGCCGGAAGAAGCAGCACATCTGCCACATCCCGGGCTGCGGCAAGGTCTACGGCAAGACCTCGCACCTGAAGGCGCATCTGCGCTGGCACACGGGCGAGCGGCCCTTCGTCTGCAACTGGCTCTTCTGCGGCAAGAGCTTCACGCGCTCGGACGAGCTGCAGCGGCACCTGCGGACTCACACGGGCGAGAAGCGCTTCGCCTGCCCCGTCTGCAGCAAGCGCTTCATGCGCAGCGACCACCTGGCCAAGCACGTGAAGACCCACCAGAACAAGAAGCTCAAAGCCGCGGGCGACGGCGTGAAGCGGGAGGACACGCGGGGCCTGTGA